A genome region from Anastrepha obliqua isolate idAnaObli1 chromosome 4, idAnaObli1_1.0, whole genome shotgun sequence includes the following:
- the LOC129244514 gene encoding farnesyl pyrophosphate synthase-like, translating to MLLSMREWPRMHSRIVARVISSASGTKSKTDFPRSASQYRTSMLGVGKHRTNQLTIQEAHKQNLGRTMCTSTSSTIGNLSVPLAIGKHEIREFMAVYPDVVSELTEFANRYESKVAADWFEKALQYNLSPTNMKNSVITVLTYKHLVKGDQLTAENLRLAHLLGWCLELLHSVILITDDIVDNSTTRRGQFCWYKLEGVGFNAVNDAFMIENGIYELLKKHFRHLDCYVELVELFRQSTFKFISGQTMDMLVARRSVSTFTRNIYNEIVMNKTASYFFYLPMAVALHLANVKDQKMFSECEAIAIELGKFYQVQNDFLDCFGSPDFTGKIGTDIEANKCTWLAVACMELANPEQKSLMEECYGQNDPQKIARVKQLYEELNIPSLYAKHEEETYNRIKILIQQASVKVPREVLQEVLNTIYKREIK from the exons ATGCTTTTATCGATGCGAGAATGGCCTCGAATGCATTCACGAATAGTTGCACGAGTCATTTCAAGCGCTAGCGGAACCAAAAGCAAAACTGATTTTCCCAGGAGCGCATCGCAATATCGCACTTCTATGCTCGGAGTCGGAAAGCATCGCACCAATCAATTGACTATTCAGGAGGCACACAAACAAAATCTTGGCAGAACTATGTG tacGAGTacttcgtcaacaattggaaATCTTTCTGTGCCCTTGGCGATAGGAAAACATGAGATTCGTGAATTTATGGCTGTATATCCAG ATGTTGTAAGCGAGCTTACGGAGTTTGCCAATAGATACGAAAGCAAAGTGGCTGCAGACTGGTTCGAGAAG GCTTTGCAGTACAATTTGTCACCAACCAATATGAAAAACAGTGTAATTACCGTTTTGACTTACAAACATTTAGTCAAAGGCGATCAACTCACTGCGGAAAACTTAAGATTGGCGCATTTGCTTGGCTGGTGCCTTGAACTG CTTCACTCTGTCATCCTCATCACTGATGATATCGTGGACAACAGCACCACACGTCGGGGCCAGTTTTGTTGGTATAAATTGGAGGGCGTTGGTTTCAATGCTGTAAACGATGCGTTCATGATTGAAAATGGAATCTACGAACTACTCAAAAAACATTTCCGTCACTTGGACTGCTATGTTGAACTGGTCGAATTATTTCGCCAAagtacttttaaatttatatctGGGCAGACAATGGATATGCTTGTTGCTCGAAGGAGCGTGAGCACTTTCACTAGGAACATATACAATGAAATTGTAATGAATAAAACTGCCAGCTACTTTTTCTATTTACCCATGGCTGTGGCTTTACATTTGGCGAA CGTTAAAGACCAAAAAATGTTCAGCGAATGTGAAGCCATTGCAATTGAGTTAGGTAAATTTTATCAAGTACAAAATGATTTCCTTGATTGCTTTGGTAGTCCTGACTTCACTGGTAAGATTGGCACAGACATAGAGGCCAATAAGTGCACCTGGTTGGCTGTGGCGTGCATGGAATTAGCCAACCCGGAACAAAAGTCGCTCATGGAGGAGTGTTATGGACAAAATG ATCCTCAGAAGATCGCGCGTGTTAAGCAGCTTTACGAAGAACTGAATATACCCAGCCTCTATGCCAAACACGAGGAAGAAACATACAACAGGATAAAAATACTTATTCAACAGGCATCGGTTAAGGTGCCGCGTGAAGTTTTACAAGAAGTTCTTAACACAATTtataaaagagaaattaaataa